The Cloacibacillus sp. genomic interval CAGACCGCGCCAAGGTCCGCGACGCGCTTGCATCGATCAAGTACACCGGACCGCAGGGCAAGGCCTATTTTGACGCTAAGAACCAGCTCCAGATAGATGAATACATAGCTGCGATAAAAGACGGCAAGATCGTCGTAGTCGCCGGCCCTATTTCTGGTAAATAGTCGATTTAATTTTCTGAAGACGGAGGAGGGGGCCCTCCTCCGTCTCAAATCCAGCAGGCTGGTAGCTTTGAAGAGGT includes:
- a CDS encoding ABC transporter substrate-binding protein; amino-acid sequence: FIASIPTPAAKKFTAEYTKNYKMNPEKYAQAGYDCMMMIGEAIAKADSTDRAKVRDALASIKYTGPQGKAYFDAKNQLQIDEYIAAIKDGKIVVVAGPISGK